The following proteins are co-located in the Castor canadensis chromosome 5, mCasCan1.hap1v2, whole genome shotgun sequence genome:
- the Tmem41a gene encoding transmembrane protein 41A, whose protein sequence is MRPLLGLLLVFAGCTFALYLLSTRLPRGPRLGTAEEPEGRLLWFPSDLAELRELTEVLREYRKEHQAYVFLLFCSAYLYKQGFAIPGSSFLNVLAGALFGPWLGLLMCCVLTSVGATCCYLLSSIFGKQLVVSYFPDKVALLQRKVEENRNSLFFFLLFLRLFPMTPNWFLNLSAPILNIPIVQFFFSVLIGLIPYNFICVQTGSILSTLTSLDTLFSWDTVFKLLAIALVALVPGTLIKKFSQKHLELNETTSTNHINSRKDT, encoded by the exons ATGCGTCCGCTGCTTGGCCTCCTCCTGGTCTTCGCCGGCTGTACTTTTGCACTGTACTTGCTGTCCACGCGACTGCCCCGGGGGCCGAGACTGGGCACCGCCGAGGAGCCTGAAGGCAG GTTGCTGTGGTTCCCTTCAGACCTAGCAGAGCTGCGGGAGCTCACCGAGGTCCTTCGAGAGTACCGGAAGGAGCACCAAGCCTATGTCTTCCTGCTCTTCTGCAGTGCCTACCTCTACAAACAGGGCTTTGCCATCCCTGGCTCCAGCTTCCTG AATGTTTTGGCTGGTGCCTTGTTTGGGCCGTGGCTGGGGCTTCTGATGTGCTGTGTGCTGACCTCAGTGGGCGCCACATGCTGCTATCTGCTCTCCAGTATTTTTGGTAAACAGCTTGTGGTCTCCTACTTTCCTGACAAAGTGGCCCTGCTGCAGAGGAAG gtggaagagaacagaaacagCTTGTTCTTCTTCTTACTGTTTTTGAGACTGTTCCCAATGACACCAAACTGGTTCTTGAACCTTTCTGCCCCGATTCTGAACATTCCCATTGTGCAGTTCTTCTTCTCAGTTCTTATTG GTTTGATCCCATACAATTTCATCTGTGTGCAGACAGGCTCCATCTTGTCAACCCTGACCTCTCTTGATACTCTCTTCTCCTGGGACACTGTCTTTAAGCTGTTGGCCATTGCCCTGGTGGCCTTGGTTCCTGGAACACTCATTAAAAAATTTAGCCAGAAACACCTGGAATTGAATGAAACAACGAGCACTAACCACATAAATAGTAGAAAAGACACGTGA